The Pseudomonas orientalis genome contains a region encoding:
- a CDS encoding glycosyltransferase: MSDASTGNARVAVLLAAYNGTQWLQEQVDSILNQQGVDVTLFVSIDVSSDGTEQWFEELSHRDARVRVLPLGLKFGGAAKNFFRLIRDVDFRNFDYVSFADQDDIWIADKLVTAHQILSTSDCLAYSCNVTAFWPDGRQALLDKSQKQRKYDFIFEAAGPGCGYVFSVPQALRFKQFLQENWAQANEVSLHDWLIYAWYRSNNIAWFIDSSSKILYRQHSHNQVGANLGFKPLLARLALMRSGWYRNEISKISGLLSEHLPRLPDVMIQRGTVPLSFLIKNIHSTRRRFRDRMFLAIVIVLGIY, encoded by the coding sequence ATGAGTGACGCGTCAACAGGTAATGCGCGAGTTGCAGTTTTATTGGCCGCCTACAATGGGACTCAATGGCTGCAAGAGCAAGTCGACTCAATTTTAAATCAGCAGGGCGTTGATGTTACTCTTTTCGTCAGTATTGATGTGTCTTCTGATGGGACTGAACAGTGGTTTGAGGAGTTGAGTCATCGCGACGCCAGAGTCCGTGTATTGCCGTTAGGCTTGAAGTTTGGCGGGGCAGCCAAGAATTTTTTTAGATTAATTCGTGATGTCGATTTCAGAAATTTCGATTACGTTTCGTTTGCTGATCAAGATGATATCTGGATTGCCGACAAACTGGTTACTGCTCATCAGATACTCTCAACGTCCGACTGTTTGGCATACTCGTGCAATGTTACCGCTTTTTGGCCTGATGGCCGTCAAGCACTTCTTGATAAATCACAAAAGCAACGCAAATATGATTTTATTTTTGAAGCCGCTGGGCCTGGTTGTGGCTACGTTTTCAGTGTGCCTCAGGCACTTCGCTTCAAGCAGTTTCTGCAAGAAAATTGGGCGCAGGCAAATGAGGTTTCATTGCACGACTGGCTCATCTATGCGTGGTACCGTTCAAATAATATTGCCTGGTTTATTGATTCTTCCTCAAAAATTTTGTACCGCCAGCATAGTCACAATCAAGTCGGTGCTAATTTAGGCTTTAAGCCATTACTCGCTCGCTTGGCGTTGATGCGTTCTGGTTGGTACAGAAATGAAATTTCTAAAATTTCAGGTTTATTATCTGAGCATCTTCCTCGGTTACCCGATGTCATGATCCAAAGGGGAACGGTACCTCTGTCATTTTTGATAAAAAATATCCATAGTACTCGCCGTCGATTTAGAGACCGTATGTTTTTGGCGATTGTTATTGTCTTGGGTATTTACTAG
- a CDS encoding UDP-glucose 4-epimerase family protein codes for MTKVFVTGASGFLGAALIERLAAQGFSCTAALRRSVASLPPAVQTVKFDSLDDAFDWSHAVAGQEVVVHCAARVHVMNDTSADPLVEFRKVNVLGTLHLAAQAAAAGIRRFIFISSIKVNGESTQKGAPFKADDVPSPRDPYGVSKMEAEKGLLALAAETGMDVVIIRPVLVYGPGVKANFQSMMRWMDKGVPLPFAAINNRRSLVALDNLVDLIITCISHPSASNQIFLVSDGDDLSTAGLLTRMAQALNKRARLFPVPDYLLRGAATLLGKSSISQRLLGSLQVDISKTKKLLHWEPPLSVDAALKATAVHYKELKKS; via the coding sequence ATGACTAAAGTATTTGTGACTGGTGCTTCTGGATTTCTGGGAGCGGCGCTAATAGAACGCCTGGCTGCTCAGGGGTTTTCATGTACTGCAGCCTTGCGTCGGTCGGTCGCGAGTTTGCCACCAGCTGTCCAGACCGTAAAGTTCGACTCGCTTGATGATGCCTTCGATTGGTCGCATGCAGTGGCGGGTCAGGAAGTGGTCGTGCACTGTGCAGCGCGCGTTCACGTCATGAACGATACGTCTGCTGATCCGCTTGTTGAGTTCCGCAAAGTAAATGTCTTAGGGACGTTACATTTAGCTGCTCAGGCTGCAGCTGCCGGCATCAGGCGGTTTATTTTTATCAGTTCTATCAAGGTAAATGGCGAATCTACTCAGAAGGGAGCGCCATTCAAAGCGGATGACGTGCCTTCGCCTCGTGACCCTTATGGTGTCTCGAAAATGGAAGCCGAAAAAGGGCTGCTGGCGTTAGCTGCAGAGACCGGAATGGACGTCGTAATTATTCGACCGGTGTTAGTCTATGGGCCAGGGGTCAAGGCCAACTTCCAAAGTATGATGCGATGGATGGATAAAGGCGTACCGTTGCCATTTGCGGCCATCAATAACCGCAGGAGTTTAGTGGCCCTTGATAACTTGGTGGATTTGATCATCACATGTATCAGCCATCCGAGTGCATCTAACCAGATATTTTTGGTAAGCGATGGCGATGATTTGTCAACAGCTGGCCTACTTACGAGAATGGCTCAAGCGTTAAACAAACGTGCGCGTCTCTTCCCTGTTCCTGACTATCTGTTACGGGGGGCGGCAACGCTACTGGGAAAAAGTAGCATTTCTCAACGGTTGTTAGGATCCCTGCAGGTTGATATTTCTAAAACCAAGAAGTTATTGCATTGGGAACCGCCTCTATCAGTTGATGCGGCTTTGAAAGCAACGGCGGTTCACTACAAGGAACTTAAAAAGTCATGA
- a CDS encoding acetyltransferase, with protein MLKVYGFWGFIKLIIDVIYTRLFYPVARIVRRPFYIRGRRYVKLGKNFTTGVGCRIDAFPSTPGYCLEIGEDVQINDYVHIGSALSIKIGNRVLIASKVFISDHNHGVYKGSGKHSSPFENPATREIVSAPIIIEDDVWLGEFVCVLPGVTIGKGSIVGAMSVVTRSIPPMSIAVGSPAKVIKVYDVESSAWVNV; from the coding sequence GTGCTAAAAGTTTACGGTTTTTGGGGCTTTATTAAACTGATAATTGATGTCATCTATACACGATTATTTTATCCCGTTGCGAGGATCGTGCGCAGACCCTTTTATATTCGTGGCCGACGCTATGTCAAGCTGGGTAAGAATTTTACAACCGGTGTAGGGTGCAGAATTGACGCATTTCCTTCCACGCCTGGGTACTGTCTCGAGATCGGTGAAGATGTACAGATCAATGACTATGTTCATATTGGTAGTGCGCTATCAATCAAGATTGGCAATCGAGTTTTGATCGCAAGTAAAGTCTTTATCAGTGATCACAATCATGGCGTTTACAAGGGGAGTGGCAAACACTCGTCGCCTTTTGAAAATCCGGCAACTCGTGAAATTGTTTCTGCCCCTATTATTATTGAGGACGATGTCTGGTTGGGCGAATTTGTCTGCGTGTTACCTGGAGTGACTATTGGTAAGGGCAGTATTGTCGGCGCCATGTCAGTCGTAACGCGCAGCATTCCACCTATGAGCATTGCAGTGGGTTCGCCCGCGAAAGTTATAAAAGTATATGATGTAGAAAGTTCAGCTTGGGTGAATGTGTGA
- a CDS encoding polysaccharide biosynthesis protein, with translation MFDNKVLMITGGTGSFGNTVLKRFLDTEVKEIRIFSRDEKKQEDMRIALSNDKVKFHIGDIRDYASISQAMVGVDYVFHAAALKQVPSCEFFPMEAVKTNVLGTENLLNAAIACNVKRVVVLSTDKAVYPINAMGISKAMAEKLVIAKSRMIPSNSETVICATRYGNVMASRGSVIPLFVNQLKNDQALTVTDPNMTRFLMSLEDSVDLVLHAFEHSEQGDIFVQKAPASTVEDLAQALKELFSKSGEVKVIGTRHGEKLYESLISREEMAKSEDMGRYYRIPADNRDLNYEKYSMSGEQEVSLTEDYTSHNTHRLTVEQIKEVLLKLDYIQEELALHAK, from the coding sequence ATGTTTGACAATAAGGTTTTGATGATCACTGGCGGGACAGGTTCCTTCGGAAATACAGTGCTCAAACGTTTTCTGGATACGGAAGTTAAAGAGATCCGCATCTTTAGTCGCGATGAAAAAAAGCAGGAAGATATGCGTATTGCTTTGTCAAACGACAAAGTTAAATTTCATATCGGCGATATTCGAGATTACGCGAGTATTTCTCAGGCTATGGTTGGCGTGGATTATGTATTCCACGCCGCGGCCCTCAAACAAGTGCCATCGTGTGAGTTTTTCCCGATGGAGGCAGTTAAGACCAACGTTCTCGGGACAGAAAATCTACTCAACGCAGCTATTGCATGTAATGTTAAGCGAGTCGTTGTGTTGAGCACGGATAAAGCGGTATATCCAATTAACGCTATGGGAATATCCAAGGCGATGGCTGAGAAATTGGTAATTGCCAAGTCTCGAATGATCCCGTCTAACTCTGAAACAGTAATTTGCGCTACTCGTTACGGCAATGTTATGGCTTCACGAGGATCGGTAATTCCGTTGTTCGTTAACCAATTGAAAAATGATCAGGCTCTGACTGTAACTGATCCGAATATGACAAGATTTCTTATGTCCCTGGAAGACTCGGTCGATTTGGTGCTGCATGCGTTTGAACACTCTGAGCAAGGTGATATTTTTGTTCAGAAAGCGCCTGCTTCGACAGTTGAAGACCTCGCACAAGCGCTGAAAGAGCTGTTTTCAAAGTCAGGAGAGGTAAAGGTTATCGGTACCCGTCACGGTGAAAAACTGTACGAGTCGCTAATTTCGCGTGAGGAAATGGCTAAATCCGAAGACATGGGGCGTTACTACCGTATTCCGGCAGACAACCGAGATCTCAATTACGAAAAATATTCTATGAGTGGCGAACAGGAGGTTTCCCTCACAGAAGACTACACGTCGCATAATACTCATCGCTTGACTGTTGAGCAGATCAAGGAAGTGCTATTAAAGCTTGATTACATCCAGGAGGAACTTGCCCTGCACGCTAAGTAA
- a CDS encoding glycosyltransferase family 2 protein, producing the protein MSPSLCSIVVPMYNVENYILRCLKSLSAQTFSNVEIIIVDDGSTDGSVAVCKEYFQGADNVKILNQQNSGQGVARNLGMSAASGEYLLFVDADDWIDPDLCSDLIKRMNDEQLDFINYGLDFVDQNERVVHKIDSFRFTHLVGEEIFKAAMMDDAVLSSPVNKLYRRSFINEHRINFPPVRACEDMYFSRAISFFSSRTAFVPKVYYHALVRDGSTSRSIGEAFFTSLMQTLELERQFLAYNGAWEKYSTLYFAHSAKQIAHATVLAAFRMPAYSNYSRTLQALRGSSIMKNANRADVRGLLGLKHRVVLTLSGSPLILRAVAKGIGLCGYSPY; encoded by the coding sequence ATGTCGCCGTCACTGTGTTCCATAGTTGTGCCGATGTATAACGTTGAAAACTATATTCTACGGTGTTTAAAAAGTTTAAGTGCGCAGACGTTTTCAAACGTGGAAATTATTATTGTGGATGATGGCTCCACGGATGGGTCTGTTGCTGTTTGTAAAGAATATTTCCAAGGCGCAGACAATGTCAAAATCTTAAACCAGCAAAATAGCGGACAAGGCGTTGCGCGAAATTTGGGTATGAGTGCGGCGTCTGGAGAGTATTTGCTTTTTGTCGATGCGGATGATTGGATTGACCCAGATCTGTGTTCCGACTTGATTAAGCGCATGAACGATGAGCAGCTTGATTTTATAAACTACGGCTTAGACTTCGTTGATCAGAACGAGCGAGTGGTGCATAAAATTGACAGCTTTCGATTTACACATCTTGTGGGGGAGGAGATTTTCAAAGCCGCGATGATGGACGACGCCGTCCTCTCAAGTCCTGTGAATAAGTTGTACCGACGATCGTTTATCAATGAACATCGAATCAATTTTCCTCCGGTACGCGCTTGTGAAGATATGTATTTTTCAAGAGCTATCTCGTTTTTTTCCAGCAGAACTGCGTTTGTGCCAAAAGTTTATTATCACGCGTTGGTACGAGATGGCAGCACAAGCCGTTCAATCGGTGAGGCATTCTTTACATCACTCATGCAAACGCTTGAGCTTGAGAGGCAGTTCCTGGCATATAATGGTGCTTGGGAAAAATATAGCACGCTGTATTTCGCCCATTCAGCCAAGCAGATAGCTCATGCGACAGTACTGGCAGCTTTTCGTATGCCAGCCTATTCGAACTATTCACGCACCCTTCAGGCACTGCGTGGGTCGTCAATTATGAAAAATGCTAATCGTGCGGATGTGCGCGGGTTGCTCGGGTTAAAACATAGGGTCGTTCTCACATTGAGCGGCTCACCGTTGATTTTACGCGCGGTAGCCAAAGGTATAGGCTTATGCGGATATTCCCCTTATTAA
- a CDS encoding Wzz/FepE/Etk N-terminal domain-containing protein has translation MSSSFRVPPVPSSGEIDLAALLSAVWQKKKIIMLAAIGFGLVAACYAFLATPQYQISSVLKPAALNELDALNRSEVYKLPPSEALIKVGASLESYDTRLGFFRANQKLFERFVRPGQTLEQSFEEFNRNSIELISPDPTKMDSLSANVRIEMTYPKGVDGVSILNGFVDYAIEEERHQIAADMDVIVKNRLGELNGKLAAARANYDIEKEARIESLREADNLKRAQLQDELKALRNQLKAQRADRMAQLGEAIGIAASLGIKKPTTPSAMGDVEKLASATTMRTEINNQQTPLYFMGVDALEAERAALVKRKSDDFTEGRIAQIAKELQLLQANREVEVLSQRKKEDLFLVGVQPLRSEMARLQALNIDMSRIKLVNVDKLALEPLAPIKPKRILIVLLGVLLGGLLALLVVVCRYLVSRNSASATQVNMSKAALTEDDGRRRF, from the coding sequence GTGAGTAGTAGCTTCCGCGTCCCTCCGGTACCTTCGTCTGGTGAAATCGATCTCGCCGCGCTCCTAAGCGCCGTATGGCAAAAAAAGAAAATCATCATGCTCGCCGCGATTGGTTTCGGTCTGGTAGCTGCATGTTATGCATTTCTGGCAACCCCTCAGTATCAAATCAGCAGTGTATTGAAGCCTGCCGCGCTTAACGAACTCGATGCGCTTAATCGCTCAGAGGTTTACAAGCTCCCTCCCAGTGAGGCATTGATCAAAGTGGGGGCATCTCTTGAGTCTTACGACACTCGGTTAGGTTTTTTTCGAGCTAATCAGAAGCTATTTGAACGTTTCGTGCGACCAGGCCAAACCCTTGAGCAGAGCTTTGAAGAATTCAACCGTAATTCGATTGAATTGATTTCGCCCGACCCCACTAAAATGGACTCGCTCAGTGCGAATGTACGAATTGAGATGACCTACCCCAAAGGGGTGGATGGCGTAAGTATTCTCAACGGTTTTGTCGATTACGCTATTGAGGAGGAGCGTCATCAGATAGCTGCCGATATGGACGTGATTGTCAAGAACCGGTTAGGTGAACTCAACGGTAAGCTAGCCGCCGCGCGAGCGAATTATGATATTGAAAAAGAGGCTCGAATTGAATCGCTCCGCGAGGCTGATAATTTAAAGCGTGCTCAACTGCAAGATGAACTTAAGGCATTACGCAATCAGCTGAAAGCTCAGCGCGCCGACCGAATGGCTCAACTTGGCGAAGCTATCGGAATAGCTGCGTCGCTGGGAATCAAAAAGCCTACAACGCCTTCAGCCATGGGGGACGTAGAAAAGCTTGCGTCTGCGACCACGATGCGCACCGAGATCAACAATCAGCAAACACCACTTTACTTTATGGGAGTTGATGCATTGGAGGCAGAACGGGCGGCTCTTGTTAAGCGAAAATCCGATGATTTTACAGAGGGCCGAATTGCGCAGATTGCTAAAGAACTTCAGCTTCTCCAAGCGAATCGCGAGGTGGAGGTGCTGAGTCAGCGTAAAAAAGAGGATCTCTTTTTGGTAGGGGTCCAGCCGCTTCGTTCCGAAATGGCTCGTCTTCAGGCTCTGAATATAGATATGAGCAGGATTAAGCTGGTAAATGTCGATAAGCTCGCGCTCGAGCCGTTGGCACCTATCAAGCCAAAAAGGATACTCATCGTCCTACTCGGTGTTTTGTTGGGCGGCTTGCTTGCGCTACTGGTGGTGGTCTGTCGGTATCTTGTTTCTAGAAATTCGGCCTCCGCCACTCAAGTGAATATGTCTAAAGCTGCGCTGACCGAAGATGACGGTAGGCGACGTTTTTGA
- a CDS encoding dTDP-4-dehydrorhamnose reductase family protein, translated as MKVLVLGVTGMLGSAVFKRMDLDARYEVRGTMRSPSGLKYFNEGQQAKLISNLDVLNADELTTLFVNERPDVVINCVGLIKQFSSAKDPLATLPINALLPHRLAKLCDLVGARFVQISTDCVFSGTKGGYVESDISDAEDLYGKSKYIGEVIDSKNVITLRTSIIGRELNSTNSLVDWFLSQSGTVKGYSKAIFSGLPTDELANVIADYVLPRTDIFGLYHVSADPIDKFSLLELVKLEYKKETVIVADETLKIDRSLDSSRFRSAVGYNPSPWNVLIANMHAAS; from the coding sequence ATGAAAGTATTGGTATTGGGTGTTACGGGAATGCTGGGCAGTGCCGTTTTTAAGAGAATGGACCTTGATGCTCGCTACGAAGTGCGAGGAACAATGCGTAGCCCTTCCGGACTGAAGTATTTCAATGAAGGGCAACAAGCCAAGCTTATTTCTAATTTGGACGTGTTGAATGCTGATGAGTTAACAACGTTGTTCGTGAACGAACGTCCGGATGTGGTTATCAACTGTGTTGGTTTAATCAAGCAGTTTTCCAGCGCAAAAGATCCGCTCGCTACGCTACCGATCAACGCTTTGCTTCCTCATCGTTTGGCCAAGCTTTGCGACCTGGTAGGTGCTCGGTTCGTACAGATCAGCACTGATTGCGTATTCTCTGGCACCAAGGGCGGCTACGTTGAGTCTGATATATCAGATGCTGAAGATCTTTATGGAAAGTCGAAATACATAGGCGAAGTTATAGATTCGAAAAACGTCATCACGCTGCGTACGTCTATTATTGGTCGTGAGTTGAACTCGACTAATTCTCTGGTTGACTGGTTTCTGAGCCAGTCTGGTACCGTGAAAGGTTATTCGAAAGCTATTTTTTCGGGTCTTCCAACCGATGAGCTTGCAAATGTCATCGCTGATTACGTGCTTCCGCGTACCGACATATTCGGTCTTTACCACGTTTCAGCTGATCCGATTGACAAATTTTCGTTGTTGGAGCTCGTCAAGCTTGAATACAAGAAAGAAACGGTGATAGTGGCGGATGAGACGCTGAAGATTGACCGTTCACTAGACTCGTCACGATTTCGCTCAGCGGTAGGCTATAATCCCTCGCCCTGGAATGTGCTCATAGCAAACATGCACGCAGCTTCTTAA
- a CDS encoding oligosaccharide flippase family protein, which produces MIKRSNLRALLFASLSGRMIYAIASLAALPLLSRLLGAEAVGLVGFFSTIVMVMMVFEGGLTSNVIQQLAWRRVREARAPRRFSASSGSLILTYVGFFAVVGAVLTFIIIGLSDAIVQQWLKFSALSNAQVEYSVKCMGVFVGLNLPVMILQGVFIGREQQIKLNALYIPYSLARTIGVLLVMLAFPGWRSVEEYFLIQVFIQTTYLILLIAVLSKEFAAVLGALSFRFLYLKRGWRFSRGVLLISITSVFVVQIDKLYLSGNSSLADYAAYSLASTLAGFPYIFSTALNSVLFPRFSINLDAADEYKVLSLFGVSCAAITFLMVVLCVAVYFFGGSLLALFFTPDLATGIGQILPVLLIGTALQSVLIVPFALQLAAKWTSLALRLNLIWIPIVLLLLPALVHKFGVIGGAYAWLIYNVFSTILTFILVARRFSFLKAVNAELMRIFAVTLISSVVICYAVKAVAAAFMDTYEGLAFETASVLAIVVVGGYIFRKKLVHFR; this is translated from the coding sequence GTGATCAAACGAAGCAACCTCAGAGCGTTATTGTTTGCCAGTCTTTCCGGAAGGATGATCTATGCAATAGCGAGTTTGGCGGCACTTCCACTACTGTCGAGGTTGTTAGGCGCTGAAGCAGTAGGACTCGTTGGATTTTTTTCAACCATTGTGATGGTTATGATGGTGTTCGAAGGAGGCTTGACCAGTAATGTAATACAACAGCTGGCGTGGCGTCGAGTAAGGGAGGCGCGCGCGCCGAGGCGTTTTTCGGCTTCGTCGGGTTCTTTGATATTAACTTATGTAGGATTTTTCGCGGTTGTTGGGGCTGTTTTAACTTTTATAATCATTGGGCTTTCAGATGCCATTGTTCAGCAGTGGTTAAAGTTTTCAGCACTTTCGAATGCCCAGGTGGAGTACTCCGTAAAATGCATGGGAGTGTTCGTTGGACTCAATTTACCAGTGATGATCCTGCAGGGAGTATTCATTGGTCGAGAACAACAGATAAAGCTAAATGCTCTCTACATACCCTATTCGTTGGCAAGGACCATCGGTGTGCTATTGGTCATGCTGGCTTTTCCGGGCTGGCGCAGTGTCGAAGAGTATTTCCTGATTCAGGTATTTATTCAAACCACTTATCTGATCTTGTTAATCGCAGTTTTATCAAAAGAGTTTGCGGCCGTACTGGGCGCGCTGTCTTTTAGGTTTTTGTATCTCAAAAGAGGGTGGAGATTTAGTCGTGGCGTTCTGTTGATATCGATAACTTCAGTTTTTGTTGTGCAAATTGATAAGTTGTATCTGAGTGGTAACTCATCACTCGCAGATTATGCGGCTTACTCCTTAGCCAGCACATTGGCTGGATTTCCCTATATTTTTTCCACTGCATTGAATTCAGTGCTTTTTCCGAGATTCTCCATAAATCTCGACGCTGCAGATGAGTATAAAGTGTTGAGCTTATTCGGGGTCTCCTGTGCTGCAATTACATTTTTGATGGTTGTGCTGTGTGTGGCGGTGTATTTTTTTGGCGGAAGTTTGCTTGCGCTTTTTTTTACCCCTGACCTTGCGACCGGCATAGGACAGATTTTGCCTGTCTTGTTAATTGGCACAGCACTGCAGTCTGTTTTGATTGTCCCGTTCGCATTGCAGTTGGCAGCGAAGTGGACGAGTTTAGCTTTGCGTCTAAATTTAATCTGGATCCCAATTGTGTTGCTGCTGTTACCGGCATTGGTGCATAAGTTTGGTGTCATCGGAGGCGCCTATGCTTGGCTTATTTATAATGTGTTCTCTACGATCTTGACGTTTATTTTGGTAGCCAGGAGGTTTTCTTTCCTTAAGGCAGTCAATGCTGAATTAATGCGCATTTTTGCAGTAACACTAATATCATCCGTGGTTATCTGTTATGCGGTAAAAGCTGTGGCTGCTGCCTTTATGGATACCTACGAAGGGCTTGCCTTCGAGACGGCGTCCGTACTGGCAATCGTCGTGGTAGGAGGGTATATTTTCAGAAAGAAATTAGTGCATTTCAGATAG
- a CDS encoding EpsG family protein produces MPYYVVSVLFFVTSSTFGAYTRFPRFFLVLGLLPMAMLALLRGDVGIDTAVYIQEIQKIISVGEYTHTFEPFFEALILLLSFFFDSPRAILATLGLFTTLFLICGKIDKYRSPFIFCAFLIPAYYFDMVMNGVRYGLSFSIVYFALPYLRDRKDLKFILWVLVAGLVQSSGGLLGIILYVLYSRRWKVLIACSALFSLVLLVTYKYFLAKLESYSGLYTTSLFSGASTLVVTAVSLFIWMLDPGTRKNTLPACLILLSLAVLMFGLAQYSYAGLRFLQLINFAVILFFIVSMSAGRVTLSKITKISLIGVAILAFVLKMKNFADSAGDGASPFVPYLFFWEEA; encoded by the coding sequence ATGCCTTACTATGTAGTTAGCGTATTGTTTTTTGTCACTTCCAGTACCTTTGGTGCCTACACTCGGTTTCCGCGTTTTTTTTTAGTGCTCGGTTTGTTGCCGATGGCAATGCTAGCGTTACTTCGAGGTGACGTGGGCATTGACACAGCTGTTTATATTCAAGAAATTCAAAAAATTATTTCCGTTGGCGAGTATACGCATACGTTTGAGCCTTTTTTCGAAGCCTTGATCCTCTTACTGTCGTTCTTTTTTGACAGTCCGAGAGCGATTCTGGCAACACTCGGACTGTTTACGACATTGTTTTTGATCTGCGGAAAGATTGATAAATACCGATCGCCATTTATTTTTTGTGCGTTTCTGATTCCTGCATATTATTTTGATATGGTCATGAACGGTGTGCGATACGGGTTGTCCTTCTCTATTGTGTATTTTGCATTGCCGTACTTACGAGACCGCAAGGATTTAAAATTTATACTCTGGGTATTGGTGGCAGGGTTAGTTCAGAGCTCAGGGGGGCTGCTGGGTATTATTCTTTACGTGTTGTACAGCCGCCGTTGGAAAGTGCTAATAGCATGTTCTGCGCTGTTTTCTTTAGTTCTGTTAGTAACGTATAAATATTTTCTTGCAAAACTCGAAAGCTATTCTGGGCTGTATACAACTTCTCTGTTTTCGGGCGCGTCGACGCTGGTCGTAACCGCAGTGTCTTTATTTATATGGATGTTGGATCCGGGGACTCGTAAAAATACGTTGCCCGCCTGCTTGATTTTATTGAGTTTGGCCGTCTTGATGTTCGGCCTGGCCCAGTACTCTTATGCGGGGTTGCGGTTTCTACAGTTGATAAATTTTGCGGTTATCTTATTCTTTATCGTGTCAATGTCGGCTGGGCGCGTCACATTGAGCAAGATAACTAAGATATCACTGATTGGTGTTGCTATTTTGGCGTTCGTTTTGAAAATGAAAAATTTTGCTGACAGTGCAGGCGATGGTGCGTCTCCGTTTGTTCCTTATTTGTTTTTTTGGGAGGAAGCATGA
- a CDS encoding glycosyltransferase family 2 protein: MSNVDYLVSIVIATHNRSKYAISCIESLLSIASSEIQVVVHDTSNDACELAAWAGQSADSRLIYVHWADRLSMTENHERALKLATGEYICLIGDDDTVSSYIIDIANYAKKQNIKMLTPKVKAAYYWPDFRTKNYGAAHAGRIYLSQFDCSLTKYDVEERLEEALSIACQGTDGMPKLYHGLVLRSLLDDIRALNGTLLYGTSPDMSAAVSLCLTGGEYYLIDFPFTMPGGGGGSNSGRSATGKHKGGLDKDPHLTPFKNLNWSTFIPRFFSVETVWGHAAWDTLEHRKSVTGYNLSRLYALCFFHHPDYARETYQAWRSAKQSGLPNVGTWAVCREIVSVGGKYVLAKFKRVLNPGPSNGSEVIAVVENVALAREKLDESLGKKLAGSDLNTRLTDLPVLRK; this comes from the coding sequence ATGAGTAATGTTGATTATTTGGTTTCCATTGTAATTGCTACCCATAATCGGTCTAAATATGCGATTTCTTGTATTGAAAGTTTGCTAAGTATAGCTTCCAGCGAGATTCAAGTCGTTGTTCATGATACAAGCAATGATGCTTGTGAGCTGGCTGCCTGGGCTGGCCAAAGCGCCGACAGCCGATTGATTTATGTCCATTGGGCGGACCGGTTATCCATGACCGAAAATCATGAGCGGGCGCTCAAGCTAGCTACGGGTGAGTATATTTGCTTGATCGGTGATGATGACACTGTTTCGAGCTACATTATCGATATCGCAAATTATGCGAAAAAACAAAATATAAAAATGCTCACGCCGAAAGTAAAAGCTGCGTATTACTGGCCAGATTTTAGAACTAAAAACTACGGTGCGGCCCATGCAGGGCGTATCTACCTGTCCCAATTTGATTGTTCGCTGACCAAGTACGACGTTGAAGAAAGGCTCGAGGAGGCGCTATCGATAGCTTGCCAAGGCACTGACGGAATGCCAAAGCTTTATCATGGTTTGGTTTTACGCTCATTGTTGGATGATATCAGAGCACTAAACGGTACCTTGTTATATGGTACAAGCCCCGATATGTCGGCCGCCGTTTCACTTTGTTTGACCGGCGGAGAATATTACCTGATCGATTTTCCGTTCACTATGCCAGGCGGCGGCGGTGGCAGTAACAGCGGTCGTAGCGCAACAGGTAAGCATAAGGGAGGTTTGGACAAAGACCCGCATTTGACGCCGTTCAAAAATCTCAATTGGTCGACATTCATTCCTCGGTTCTTCAGTGTAGAAACCGTATGGGGACATGCGGCTTGGGATACCTTGGAGCATCGTAAATCAGTCACGGGTTACAATCTTTCTCGCCTCTATGCATTGTGCTTTTTTCATCATCCTGACTATGCACGTGAAACGTACCAGGCTTGGCGCAGCGCTAAGCAGTCTGGATTGCCGAACGTCGGCACATGGGCTGTATGTCGTGAGATTGTTTCGGTGGGTGGAAAATACGTCTTAGCGAAGTTCAAAAGAGTGTTGAATCCGGGTCCTAGCAATGGCTCAGAGGTTATAGCCGTTGTAGAAAATGTCGCATTGGCTCGAGAGAAGCTTGATGAAAGCCTAGGCAAAAAACTTGCGGGCAGTGACTTGAATACCCGATTAACGGATCTGCCCGTGTTGCGTAAGTAA